Proteins encoded together in one Candidatus Aminicenantes bacterium window:
- a CDS encoding DNA polymerase IV, which yields MKTPTVLHLDIDAFFAAVEEALEPALRGKPLVVGGLAHERGVVCTASYAARRFGVHSGMALRTAAKKCPQAIFRRGRFHLYSRISEQFFACLHRFSPRVEEVSIDEAYVDVGGSRYLCASVYELAARIKAAAERETGLKISAGLGGTRLGAKLACEAAKPGGLFWLHDEEEFVSQLTMDKIPGIGPQAYFVLQGLGVRRGRELKEKYPAQWRKIFAGPHAGGGMERGRPEPASRSFSRETTFPEDIRDQGLLYSHLAYLLDRLAVHLLGEKLFAGRVEVKVRFSDFSTFCRRAALTFPTFSYFQLWQSALPLLQALLAKKNLPLRLVGVKVEDLQAGRDIL from the coding sequence GTCCTGCACCTGGACATCGACGCCTTTTTCGCGGCGGTGGAGGAGGCGCTGGAGCCGGCGCTGCGGGGCAAGCCGCTGGTCGTCGGCGGCCTGGCCCACGAGCGGGGCGTGGTCTGCACCGCCTCCTACGCGGCCAGGCGTTTCGGGGTGCACTCGGGCATGGCCCTGCGCACCGCGGCCAAGAAGTGCCCGCAGGCGATTTTTCGCCGCGGCCGCTTCCACCTCTACAGCCGCATCTCCGAGCAGTTCTTCGCCTGCCTGCACCGCTTCTCGCCCCGGGTCGAGGAGGTGTCGATCGACGAGGCCTACGTCGACGTGGGCGGCAGCCGCTATCTCTGTGCCTCGGTATACGAACTGGCGGCCCGCATCAAGGCGGCCGCCGAGCGCGAGACGGGCTTGAAGATATCGGCCGGGCTGGGCGGCACGCGCCTGGGCGCCAAGCTGGCCTGCGAGGCGGCCAAGCCGGGCGGCCTGTTCTGGCTGCACGACGAGGAGGAGTTCGTCTCACAGCTGACCATGGACAAGATCCCCGGCATCGGGCCGCAGGCCTATTTCGTCCTGCAGGGGTTGGGCGTGCGCCGCGGCCGCGAACTGAAGGAGAAATACCCGGCGCAGTGGCGGAAGATCTTTGCCGGCCCGCACGCCGGCGGCGGCATGGAGCGGGGGCGGCCCGAGCCGGCCAGCAGGAGCTTCAGCCGCGAAACCACCTTTCCCGAGGACATCCGCGACCAGGGGCTTCTCTATTCGCACCTGGCCTACCTGCTGGACCGGCTGGCCGTGCACCTGCTCGGCGAGAAGCTGTTCGCCGGCCGCGTCGAGGTCAAGGTGCGTTTCAGCGATTTTTCCACCTTCTGCCGGCGGGCGGCCCTGACCTTTCCCACCTTTTCCTATTTCCAACTTTGGCAAAGCGCATTGCCCCTGCTGCAAGCGCTGCTGGCCAAAAAAAACCTGCCACTGCGCCTGGTCGGCGTCAAGGTCGAGGACCTGCAGGCCGGCCGCGACATCCT